One Paenibacillus crassostreae DNA segment encodes these proteins:
- a CDS encoding CxxH/CxxC protein, whose protein sequence is MYVVCKDHVELAIDKFVDEYEDAPDIVDLKETEFSDWDPPVKCIECEEAAEYLVV, encoded by the coding sequence ATGTACGTGGTATGCAAAGATCATGTAGAGCTTGCAATCGACAAATTCGTTGATGAATATGAAGATGCACCAGATATTGTAGACTTGAAGGAGACCGAATTCTCCGACTGGGACCCGCCAGTGAAATGCATTGAATGTGAAGAAGCTGCGGAGTATTTGGTGGTATGA
- the rlmH gene encoding 23S rRNA (pseudouridine(1915)-N(3))-methyltransferase RlmH yields the protein MFIQIIGVGKLKEKYLVLGIQEYAKRLNPYIKFQMVEVADEKAPDTLSEAEVSIVKEREGERILAHIKSEAHVVALAIGGQLWSSEELAAEIDKLGTYGTSHVVFVIGGSHGLSDAVLRRAQQKLSFGRMTLPHQLMRLVLTEQVYRAVKINRGEPYHK from the coding sequence GTGTTTATACAGATTATTGGTGTGGGGAAGTTGAAAGAGAAGTATTTGGTGTTGGGCATTCAGGAATATGCCAAGCGGCTTAATCCATACATCAAATTTCAGATGGTTGAGGTGGCGGACGAGAAGGCACCCGACACCTTGAGCGAAGCAGAGGTGTCTATTGTTAAAGAGCGCGAGGGCGAACGCATCCTCGCGCATATTAAGAGCGAGGCGCATGTTGTTGCGCTCGCTATCGGTGGCCAGCTATGGAGCTCGGAAGAGCTGGCCGCTGAGATCGACAAGCTCGGCACCTACGGGACGAGCCATGTCGTATTCGTCATCGGAGGAAGCCACGGGCTCTCCGATGCAGTACTCCGTCGCGCCCAACAGAAGCTCAGCTTCGGGCGCATGACGCTGCCGCATCAACTGATGCGGCTGGTACTGACCGAGCAGGTATATCGCGCGGTGAAGATTAATCGGGGGGAACCGTATCACAAATAA
- a CDS encoding FAD-dependent oxidoreductase has protein sequence MINSFTKFVENNVIAVDSENETIQLTALPIFINTGAITSIPPIDGVQLQGVYTSKTLFNQQKLPKSLAIIGGGYIGLEYTSMYHRFGII, from the coding sequence ATTATTAACAGCTTCACGAAGTTTGTTGAGAACAATGTAATTGCTGTTGATTCAGAGAATGAAACCATACAACTCACTGCTCTGCCTATTTTCATTAACACGGGTGCAATAACGAGCATTCCGCCAATTGATGGTGTTCAATTACAAGGTGTGTATACGAGTAAGACATTATTCAATCAACAAAAACTACCAAAATCATTAGCGATCATCGGCGGCGGTTATATTGGGCTAGAGTATACAAGCATGTACCATCGCTTCGGTATAATTTAA
- a CDS encoding sugar phosphate isomerase/epimerase family protein — protein MRLGTSTNIVYIRPNGTRLPLEDTLRLGSEAGFKELDFNSYDWSLEGAKLLDDDWEAWIHSVAEKAEAYGVKLSQAHAYSYDFLRPNLTTEQIVMHERLVDRSLKCAYILGSKVVVTHLSTQLDTPRPREASKAANHEYFKKYLERTRKFNYDISIENQWDVDIAPKRKYGTSAEELVEFITLLNEPRIGICWDFEHGDLMQADQPQEIRYIGKLLKATHVSDHYGWKHPHIMPLFGQINWKPIMKALRDINYQGVFSFEAHNYTNKLPDEVLGTALRLSYEIGSYLVGLATSEE, from the coding sequence ATGAGACTGGGTACATCAACGAATATCGTTTACATCAGACCCAACGGAACACGATTACCTTTAGAAGATACACTACGATTAGGCTCTGAAGCGGGATTTAAGGAACTTGACTTTAATAGCTATGATTGGTCCTTGGAAGGGGCGAAATTACTCGACGACGATTGGGAAGCATGGATTCACTCAGTTGCGGAGAAAGCAGAAGCCTACGGGGTTAAGCTTAGCCAAGCACATGCCTATTCCTACGACTTCTTGAGGCCAAATTTAACTACTGAACAAATTGTAATGCATGAGAGGCTTGTGGACCGATCCTTGAAATGCGCTTATATTTTAGGGTCTAAGGTCGTCGTTACACACTTAAGCACTCAATTAGATACACCAAGACCAAGAGAAGCATCTAAGGCAGCAAATCATGAATATTTCAAAAAGTATCTCGAGAGAACAAGGAAATTTAATTATGATATATCGATTGAGAATCAGTGGGATGTGGATATAGCACCAAAAAGAAAATATGGAACCAGTGCTGAAGAACTGGTTGAATTCATTACCTTACTCAATGAACCAAGGATTGGAATTTGCTGGGACTTCGAGCATGGTGATCTTATGCAAGCTGATCAACCACAAGAAATTCGTTATATTGGCAAGCTTCTCAAAGCGACCCATGTGTCGGATCATTATGGTTGGAAGCATCCTCATATTATGCCTCTGTTTGGCCAAATTAATTGGAAGCCGATCATGAAGGCTCTTAGAGATATTAACTATCAGGGTGTGTTTTCTTTCGAAGCTCACAACTACACGAATAAACTTCCAGATGAAGTGTTAGGCACTGCGCTGAGATTAAGCTATGAAATTGGAAGTTATCTTGTGGGGCTCGCTACGTCGGAAGAATGA
- a CDS encoding ABC transporter substrate-binding protein: protein MKKNTVRVTFFILLIAMLVGCSNSGNNAIQSGNEKESPTASQAASPQQAAPTEVTFWHVMGGANGESLDAIVEQYNNTVGKDRGIHVTSVYQGTELMPKIKTVVQVDDTKNMPDIALVQGFDLTYMSELSYLKWAEDLMQENPDGIQKKDLFPNSIEMVSYQDRLMGVPFSNSAILLYYNKDMFREANLDPEKSPETITELADYAAKLTVKDGDQITRHGLVLVPDRWHISNWIGMMDGGSFIGNNESGRSGKFTEAVFGVEGTMTRFLTEYDKLVKSGGLQHIDNNQREEFIAGKHAMIVQSSSRINEFTASSKDKFELGVAPLPLVDATSNGGIAIGGGSLYTFDRGNQESIKASWDFINYVASAEVQFTWHESTGYIPVNMQTYELDTMNKHLEEKPAFNVPIDSLLASNVKVQEPFDPVPVELSAILKEVIIDFVEQKLTIDEATKEMVTRSNDALDNYYKANPIQ from the coding sequence ATGAAAAAGAATACCGTTAGAGTAACATTCTTCATTCTTCTAATCGCAATGTTAGTCGGCTGTAGTAACTCAGGCAATAATGCTATTCAATCTGGGAACGAAAAAGAGAGCCCGACCGCATCCCAAGCCGCTTCACCTCAACAAGCTGCTCCTACAGAAGTTACGTTCTGGCACGTCATGGGTGGGGCTAACGGCGAATCACTAGACGCCATTGTCGAACAATATAATAATACCGTAGGTAAAGATCGTGGCATTCATGTCACCTCAGTCTATCAAGGCACGGAGCTTATGCCAAAAATCAAAACAGTCGTACAGGTAGATGATACTAAAAACATGCCAGATATTGCGCTAGTACAGGGCTTCGATTTGACGTATATGAGTGAGCTATCCTACCTGAAATGGGCAGAGGATCTCATGCAAGAAAATCCAGATGGCATTCAAAAGAAAGATTTGTTTCCAAATTCCATCGAAATGGTATCTTATCAAGATAGATTAATGGGAGTTCCATTTTCCAATTCGGCGATCCTGCTCTACTATAACAAGGATATGTTCCGAGAAGCCAATCTAGATCCTGAGAAGTCACCAGAAACGATTACCGAATTAGCCGATTATGCTGCAAAGCTTACAGTTAAAGACGGAGATCAAATCACACGTCATGGTTTAGTTCTCGTTCCGGATCGCTGGCATATCTCGAACTGGATCGGTATGATGGATGGCGGCAGCTTCATAGGCAATAACGAGTCTGGCCGGTCAGGGAAATTCACAGAGGCTGTGTTCGGTGTTGAAGGTACGATGACACGATTCCTTACGGAATATGACAAGCTTGTTAAATCTGGCGGTTTACAACATATCGATAATAACCAAAGGGAAGAATTCATTGCGGGCAAACATGCGATGATTGTTCAATCTTCTTCAAGAATCAATGAATTTACAGCTAGCTCTAAAGATAAGTTCGAGCTGGGTGTAGCTCCGCTTCCATTAGTTGATGCCACTTCAAACGGCGGCATTGCGATTGGTGGAGGATCCTTATATACGTTTGATCGTGGGAATCAAGAAAGCATTAAGGCGTCATGGGACTTCATTAATTATGTAGCATCTGCTGAAGTACAATTTACATGGCATGAATCTACAGGATATATCCCTGTAAACATGCAAACTTATGAACTTGACACCATGAATAAGCATCTTGAAGAAAAACCAGCTTTCAATGTGCCGATCGATAGTCTCTTGGCATCTAATGTAAAGGTTCAAGAACCATTTGATCCGGTTCCAGTTGAGTTATCAGCTATACTCAAAGAAGTGATTATTGATTTCGTGGAACAAAAACTAACTATCGATGAAGCGACGAAAGAGATGGTTACGAGAAGCAATGATGCTTTAGATAACTATTATAAAGCCAATCCAATTCAATAG
- a CDS encoding carbohydrate ABC transporter permease: protein MIKARKAARYKSIAIQLLYVALGIVVSLPIIYAFFTSFLKPADILTYPPRLFPNYIYMQNYYDALQMTQLLRFILNSLIIAVVASFFRIVIGSLAAYAFAFFNFKGKQFLFFIVLGTMMIHPDTVIVTNYLTVSRMGLVNTYSGMVIIFLVSAFNIFMMRQYFMTVSHELRDAAYVDGVGNFTFFYKILMPLSKPVLAVVFISSFINMWNQYMWPLLVTNRDEMRPVQVGITLLNYAEGVMYGPTMAATIIVLIPSIFIFLIFRKQLMGDISAGALKG, encoded by the coding sequence ATGATAAAAGCGCGGAAGGCTGCTCGTTATAAATCAATTGCGATACAGCTTTTGTATGTAGCCCTTGGTATCGTCGTTAGTTTGCCTATCATTTATGCTTTTTTCACATCCTTTTTGAAGCCAGCTGACATTCTGACTTATCCACCTCGATTATTTCCTAATTATATCTATATGCAGAATTATTATGATGCCTTGCAAATGACCCAGTTGTTGCGATTCATCCTAAACTCCTTGATCATCGCTGTAGTCGCCAGCTTTTTCAGGATCGTTATTGGTAGCTTAGCTGCGTATGCATTTGCGTTTTTCAACTTCAAGGGTAAACAGTTTCTGTTTTTTATAGTCCTTGGAACAATGATGATTCATCCTGATACGGTTATCGTGACTAACTATTTGACGGTTTCAAGAATGGGGCTTGTAAATACATATTCAGGTATGGTCATCATTTTCCTGGTTTCAGCCTTTAATATCTTTATGATGCGCCAGTACTTCATGACTGTATCCCATGAATTAAGAGATGCAGCATATGTAGATGGGGTTGGAAACTTTACTTTCTTCTATAAGATATTGATGCCCTTATCGAAGCCGGTGCTCGCTGTTGTGTTCATATCTTCGTTCATCAATATGTGGAACCAATATATGTGGCCACTGCTCGTAACTAATCGAGATGAGATGAGACCGGTGCAAGTAGGAATCACACTGCTGAATTATGCGGAAGGTGTGATGTATGGCCCTACAATGGCAGCAACCATTATTGTGCTAATCCCTTCTATCTTTATATTCCTGATCTTCCGTAAGCAACTAATGGGAGACATTTCCGCTGGGGCGCTTAAGGGCTAG
- a CDS encoding carbohydrate ABC transporter permease, producing MKSTRNLEPYIYVFPTIALLVLFTYYPFFKTVYDSFFYINASGHISSFAGIRNYTNIFTDSNFRMAVINTLLYVVYIVPSVMIISLFLALAANQRRMLSKLYETMYAIPMAMSVATTALVYKFLLNPSLGIFNYLFGLDTKWFTDKRVAMFTVSSLEIWLSLGINFLFMLSAIRNVPKELLESSQMEGAGRWMRVRYIILPLISPTLFFLLCTNIVSSVLLSSTIIILTDGGPRGATQSIIYYMYHQGFVAFNYSNAYASAIVGFILAFGILLASFIYERRGVHYQ from the coding sequence ATGAAATCTACCCGAAATTTGGAACCCTATATTTATGTGTTTCCTACTATTGCGCTGTTGGTTTTATTCACCTATTACCCCTTTTTTAAGACCGTCTATGATAGCTTTTTTTATATCAATGCTTCAGGCCATATTTCGTCGTTTGCGGGAATTAGAAATTATACGAACATTTTCACAGATTCCAATTTCAGAATGGCTGTTATAAACACACTCCTGTACGTTGTGTATATCGTTCCAAGCGTTATGATCATCAGCTTATTCCTTGCGCTTGCAGCCAATCAAAGAAGAATGCTTAGCAAGCTTTACGAAACAATGTATGCCATACCCATGGCCATGTCTGTAGCTACAACCGCATTAGTTTATAAATTTCTTCTCAATCCATCCCTTGGTATATTTAATTATCTATTTGGCTTAGATACGAAGTGGTTTACGGATAAGCGAGTGGCCATGTTCACCGTTTCTTCATTGGAGATTTGGCTAAGCTTAGGAATCAACTTTCTATTTATGCTTTCTGCTATTCGCAATGTTCCCAAGGAGCTGCTCGAGAGCAGTCAAATGGAAGGAGCAGGTCGATGGATGAGAGTCAGATATATTATCTTGCCCTTAATATCACCGACATTGTTTTTTCTACTATGCACTAATATTGTAAGCTCTGTACTGCTGTCATCAACCATCATTATATTGACCGATGGCGGGCCTAGAGGAGCGACCCAATCTATTATTTATTACATGTATCACCAAGGATTCGTAGCCTTTAATTACAGTAATGCATACGCCTCAGCGATCGTCGGATTTATTCTAGCTTTCGGAATTTTACTGGCCAGCTTTATTTACGAGAGAAGGGGGGTTCATTACCAATGA
- a CDS encoding HAD family hydrolase — protein sequence MTIKLVVCDMDGTLIGKDEVIESFIPRMIHELNARDIRFIIATGRTPELSNSIISRLEIEDPCVLTNGAVIVQQSNVIVKHSFRVWPLQSLIENAVSYDMSVIFAGDKHDTVLQKTPWIVKQNQLFGRYLQEYMPMINEWELLKLSKITIWDKTHQIERITDSLFQRFSRKYAITKYDSSCVEIAPVGINKGTGIRQIAELLQIELSEIMAIGDHYNDLEMITSAGIGVAIGTAPDEVKQAANYVTEKPLAYGVLEAVNLYCQ from the coding sequence ATGACTATTAAACTTGTAGTGTGTGATATGGACGGAACGTTAATTGGAAAAGACGAAGTAATCGAGTCATTCATTCCCAGAATGATACATGAATTGAACGCGAGAGATATTCGATTTATTATCGCGACAGGAAGAACCCCTGAGTTGTCTAATAGCATCATTAGTAGACTTGAGATCGAAGACCCCTGCGTGCTTACAAACGGCGCTGTAATCGTCCAACAATCAAATGTAATCGTAAAGCACAGTTTCAGGGTGTGGCCCCTCCAGTCTCTTATAGAGAATGCCGTGAGTTACGACATGTCTGTTATCTTCGCAGGAGACAAGCATGATACTGTACTTCAGAAGACACCATGGATTGTAAAACAAAACCAATTATTTGGACGTTATCTTCAGGAATATATGCCTATGATAAACGAATGGGAGCTATTAAAGCTGTCCAAAATTACAATTTGGGATAAAACCCATCAAATTGAGAGAATTACAGATTCACTATTTCAACGATTTAGTAGGAAATATGCAATTACAAAGTACGATAGCAGCTGTGTAGAAATTGCACCAGTAGGTATCAATAAAGGAACTGGCATTAGGCAAATCGCCGAACTGCTACAAATCGAGTTATCCGAGATTATGGCAATCGGAGACCATTACAACGATTTAGAAATGATAACCTCCGCCGGAATAGGTGTTGCAATCGGAACAGCTCCGGACGAAGTGAAGCAAGCTGCAAATTATGTTACCGAAAAACCCTTGGCCTATGGTGTACTAGAAGCAGTTAATCTATATTGCCAATAA
- a CDS encoding ADP-ribosylglycohydrolase family protein, with product MMDKYDKVLGSLLGAATGDAMGAVTELRPTELIIEKFGGYVDRFITPPQDTFARGRQAGSVTDDFSLTYHTALAIADHGGVIDESVAVEALLRWSDDEAFFEKFAGPTTKAAVQRLRGVTLPNPYDFIVCDNTKGSNGAAMKISPAGLFNPGNREKAVIDAICLSMPTHPNQLSISGACAIAAAVSEAMKDTSDVYSIVQAGLDGATLGLENSRGTVSLLAGPSVVKRIHLAIELALKASSLEQAMTDIADLVGTGLPIYESVPAVFGFIVAAQGHSMRTIITAVNAGSDTDTMASMAGAIVGALNGYSSFPDDYLAQLEEVNGYDITGLARKISMIID from the coding sequence ATGATGGATAAATACGACAAAGTGCTTGGAAGTTTATTAGGAGCTGCAACTGGTGATGCAATGGGTGCTGTGACAGAATTAAGGCCTACTGAACTTATTATTGAAAAATTTGGCGGGTACGTAGATCGATTTATTACTCCGCCACAGGATACCTTTGCTAGAGGTAGGCAAGCAGGCAGTGTGACAGACGATTTCAGTCTTACTTATCATACGGCACTGGCAATCGCTGATCATGGCGGTGTTATCGACGAGAGCGTTGCAGTTGAGGCATTATTACGTTGGTCAGATGATGAGGCTTTTTTCGAGAAATTTGCAGGACCAACTACAAAGGCGGCGGTTCAACGCTTAAGAGGCGTCACCTTACCTAATCCGTATGACTTTATCGTTTGCGATAATACAAAGGGGTCGAACGGCGCAGCGATGAAGATTTCACCTGCAGGTCTATTCAATCCAGGTAATAGGGAAAAAGCGGTTATAGATGCCATATGCCTTAGCATGCCAACCCACCCTAATCAGCTTTCTATCTCTGGAGCATGTGCGATCGCGGCGGCTGTGAGCGAAGCAATGAAAGATACCTCTGATGTCTACTCGATCGTGCAAGCCGGATTGGACGGAGCCACACTTGGACTAGAGAATAGCAGAGGAACAGTAAGCCTATTGGCCGGCCCATCTGTTGTCAAAAGAATACATTTAGCCATTGAATTAGCATTGAAGGCCTCATCCTTGGAGCAAGCAATGACTGACATTGCTGATCTTGTAGGTACGGGATTGCCGATCTATGAATCCGTACCTGCAGTATTCGGCTTTATTGTTGCAGCTCAAGGCCACTCGATGCGAACTATTATTACCGCTGTTAATGCAGGATCGGATACAGATACGATGGCTTCAATGGCAGGAGCAATCGTAGGTGCGCTGAATGGCTATTCTTCTTTCCCCGATGATTACTTAGCTCAATTAGAAGAAGTTAACGGGTACGATATCACTGGTTTAGCGAGGAAAATCAGCATGATTATCGACTGA
- a CDS encoding substrate-binding domain-containing protein has translation MAKPTIKNIAELAGVSTATVSYVLNNNYSKVGEQTRNRILDLISELDYKPSAIARGLNNGRSHMIGLIVPDISKSHFSVLVSGIEAAFNKANYGILICNAYNSLTKEQEYYNRLSEKNVDGIIIAAGAIHGRYEDVDFDSSLIPLVMIDRYIEGLENQYGVYSDNYHGTYLGTKYLLEQGHTKIGCITGPLESANTTERIRGYRHALEEQGVVAFEEWIYSGSHSLETGATGLESMMKSNTPTAILAGGDLLAYGVYQAARSLNISIPEELSVIGIDDNIFSELITPKLSVLRPPLYKIGTKAATMLQQLIDNKKLRKRKIVYSPELVIRESTRRLP, from the coding sequence ATGGCTAAACCAACGATTAAAAATATTGCAGAGCTTGCTGGCGTATCCACAGCCACTGTCTCCTATGTACTTAACAATAACTATTCCAAAGTTGGAGAACAAACTCGTAATCGTATACTTGACCTCATATCAGAATTAGATTACAAACCCAGTGCAATCGCGAGAGGCTTGAACAATGGTAGAAGTCATATGATCGGATTGATTGTACCCGATATTTCCAAGTCTCATTTTTCCGTATTAGTATCTGGGATAGAAGCCGCATTTAACAAAGCGAATTATGGAATTCTAATCTGCAATGCCTACAACAGCCTAACGAAGGAACAAGAATACTATAATCGGTTATCTGAGAAAAACGTAGATGGGATTATTATCGCAGCGGGAGCCATTCATGGACGTTACGAGGATGTTGATTTCGATAGTTCTTTGATTCCATTAGTCATGATTGATAGGTATATTGAAGGATTGGAGAATCAATACGGAGTATATTCAGACAACTACCATGGTACATATCTGGGCACGAAATATTTGCTTGAACAAGGACATACAAAGATTGGTTGCATTACAGGGCCCTTAGAATCAGCCAATACGACGGAGCGAATTCGAGGGTATAGACACGCTCTTGAGGAACAAGGAGTGGTCGCTTTCGAGGAGTGGATCTATTCTGGAAGTCATAGCTTGGAAACCGGGGCTACGGGATTGGAGAGTATGATGAAGTCTAACACTCCCACCGCAATACTCGCAGGAGGAGACTTATTAGCCTACGGTGTATATCAAGCAGCAAGATCTCTCAACATTTCCATTCCCGAGGAGCTATCTGTGATCGGCATTGATGACAACATTTTCTCGGAATTGATTACGCCGAAATTATCAGTGCTGCGGCCGCCGCTTTATAAAATTGGGACAAAGGCTGCAACTATGCTGCAGCAATTAATTGATAATAAAAAGCTTCGTAAACGGAAGATTGTATATTCCCCCGAGTTAGTCATCCGGGAGAGCACCAGAAGATTACCTTGA
- a CDS encoding substrate-binding domain-containing protein has protein sequence MVTIKDIAKMAGVSAMTVSNVIHNRETKTSEMTRNTILELIHKHNYKPNMFARNLVIGKSKIIGLLIPNVSNPFYSTLIRVVEDAANQAGYGVFLCNTHNNMGLELNYIRIMKENCVDGLIVASSTINNTDYYNTLARESFPVVIMDRLIRDEEDVYSVISDDFKGSYTAVQHLIEKGHRRIGCIVGTLTTLNSSERLRGYNEAMLDQKLPIESSWVHTGNDSLEMGATATDVLLKSKVTAIMTCNDILAYGVYRKASELKLHIPLDLSVIGFSDISFSEIITPPLTTVRLPILEMGIQATELLFGLLDHKTWNQKTFSYQTNFIIRESTAQPSSTSR, from the coding sequence ATGGTCACTATTAAGGATATTGCCAAGATGGCAGGGGTATCTGCTATGACGGTATCTAATGTTATCCATAACCGTGAAACGAAAACAAGCGAAATGACACGGAATACTATACTTGAATTAATTCATAAACATAACTATAAACCCAACATGTTTGCCCGAAATCTTGTTATCGGAAAGTCGAAGATCATAGGATTGCTGATTCCCAATGTATCAAATCCATTTTATTCAACACTTATCAGGGTGGTGGAGGATGCCGCGAATCAAGCAGGTTATGGTGTGTTTCTATGTAATACCCATAATAATATGGGGCTAGAATTGAACTATATTCGAATTATGAAAGAAAACTGTGTGGATGGATTAATTGTGGCCTCCAGCACGATAAATAACACCGATTATTATAATACTCTGGCGCGCGAATCTTTTCCTGTTGTTATAATGGACCGTCTTATTAGAGACGAAGAGGATGTTTACAGCGTCATATCAGATGATTTCAAGGGAAGCTACACAGCGGTACAACATTTAATCGAGAAGGGTCATCGTAGAATCGGATGTATTGTAGGTACACTGACAACGTTAAACTCATCCGAACGGTTAAGAGGATATAACGAAGCCATGCTTGATCAGAAACTGCCTATTGAGTCGTCGTGGGTACATACGGGAAATGATAGCTTGGAGATGGGTGCTACAGCAACAGATGTCCTGCTTAAAAGTAAGGTGACCGCAATTATGACATGCAATGATATTCTGGCCTATGGAGTATACCGAAAGGCATCCGAACTAAAGCTCCATATTCCTCTTGATTTATCTGTAATCGGTTTCAGCGACATCTCATTTTCAGAAATCATCACGCCTCCGTTAACAACGGTACGTCTACCGATTTTAGAGATGGGTATACAAGCGACGGAATTGTTATTTGGTTTACTTGACCATAAAACATGGAATCAAAAAACGTTCAGTTATCAAACAAATTTTATAATAAGAGAGAGCACAGCCCAACCCTCGAGCACCTCAAGGTAA
- a CDS encoding response regulator transcription factor — protein sequence MDARQIKILVVEDDNEINQLLCEIITGIGYDPQPVFSGTEALLYLARKQEWSMMLLDLMLPGLSGEEILQQLGEERQFPVIIISAKGEQQTKVSILRMGADDFITKPFDIEEVSARIDAHLRRYRRTLTKDPIGQITYKDIHLNLDTKMVLVNGADVILTAREFTVLELLMSYPKKVFTKPNLFEAVWGDAYLGDDNTITVHMSNLRRKLAQANPEAEYIETLWGMGYRLK from the coding sequence TTGGATGCCCGCCAAATAAAAATATTGGTTGTTGAAGATGATAATGAAATTAATCAATTATTGTGCGAAATTATTACGGGTATTGGATATGATCCACAACCGGTATTTTCCGGGACGGAAGCTCTGTTGTATTTGGCACGAAAGCAAGAGTGGAGTATGATGCTGCTGGATTTGATGCTTCCTGGTCTTAGCGGTGAAGAAATTTTACAACAGTTAGGAGAGGAACGTCAGTTTCCCGTAATCATTATATCTGCCAAAGGAGAACAGCAAACTAAAGTGTCGATTTTACGCATGGGTGCCGACGACTTTATTACGAAGCCCTTTGACATTGAAGAAGTTTCCGCCAGAATAGACGCCCATCTTAGAAGATATAGACGTACCCTTACAAAGGATCCAATTGGGCAAATTACGTATAAAGACATTCATTTGAACTTAGATACGAAAATGGTATTGGTAAACGGCGCTGATGTGATCTTGACCGCGAGAGAATTTACAGTATTGGAGCTCTTAATGTCTTATCCGAAGAAAGTATTCACAAAGCCGAATCTATTCGAAGCGGTTTGGGGAGATGCTTACTTAGGTGATGACAACACGATTACTGTACATATGAGCAACTTAAGAAGAAAACTGGCACAGGCAAACCCGGAAGCCGAGTATATTGAAACCCTTTGGGGTATGGGGTACCGATTGAAATAA